Proteins co-encoded in one Haladaptatus sp. ZSTT2 genomic window:
- a CDS encoding elongation factor 1-beta, whose amino-acid sequence MGKVAAKMKVMPNSPEIDLDDLQDRLEQSLPEGAKINGFERDNVAFGLIALLPTVIVPDGAGGTEAVEEAFIEVDGVESVSVENVGRI is encoded by the coding sequence ATGGGAAAAGTAGCCGCCAAGATGAAAGTCATGCCGAACAGCCCTGAAATCGACCTGGACGACCTCCAGGACCGCCTTGAGCAGTCCCTGCCTGAAGGCGCAAAAATCAACGGCTTCGAACGCGACAACGTCGCATTCGGCCTCATCGCCCTCCTGCCAACCGTCATCGTCCCGGACGGTGCTGGTGGCACGGAAGCAGTCGAGGAAGCCTTCATCGAAGTCGACGGCGTCGAATCTGTCTCCGTCGAAAACGTCGGCCGCATTTAA
- a CDS encoding DUF2270 domain-containing protein — protein MTSSDDDFDPEAREGREVAGEAATDRSDFLSLMGHVYRGEVGRANAWRTRLDRTTNWAVVLTATLLTWAFSAETRPHYVILVGMAMVALFLVFEARRYRIYDVWRSRVRLLEENVFANALDPEGAEQRGWRKLLSRDLRTPTVKTPLAEAVARRSRRIYFPLFIVLLLAWVIHLAVFDATDMGLIQRASIGRLPGTVVAGAVSLFYATITGITFWPRERHAKGELQSDEQAQDDWKA, from the coding sequence ATGACCAGTTCGGACGACGACTTCGACCCCGAGGCGCGCGAAGGACGGGAGGTCGCTGGCGAGGCGGCGACCGACCGCAGCGACTTCCTCTCGCTGATGGGGCACGTCTACCGGGGCGAGGTTGGGCGGGCAAACGCGTGGCGCACCCGCCTCGACCGCACCACGAACTGGGCGGTCGTGCTCACCGCGACGTTGCTCACGTGGGCCTTTTCGGCCGAAACCCGCCCACACTACGTCATCCTCGTCGGGATGGCGATGGTGGCGCTGTTTCTCGTTTTCGAGGCGAGACGCTATCGCATCTATGACGTGTGGCGCTCGCGGGTTCGGCTGTTAGAGGAGAACGTGTTCGCAAACGCCCTCGACCCGGAGGGTGCAGAACAGCGTGGCTGGCGCAAACTTCTGAGCCGCGACCTGCGGACGCCGACCGTCAAAACGCCGCTCGCAGAGGCGGTCGCCCGCAGAAGCCGCCGCATCTACTTTCCGCTGTTCATCGTTCTCTTGCTCGCGTGGGTTATCCATCTCGCCGTCTTCGACGCGACCGACATGGGCTTGATCCAGCGGGCGAGTATCGGTCGCCTCCCCGGAACCGTCGTCGCAGGAGCTGTCAGCCTGTTTTATGCGACAATCACTGGCATCACGTTCTGGCCGCGCGAACGTCACGCAAAAGGTGAACTCCAGTCGGACGAGCAGGCCCAAGACGACTGGAAAGCCTGA
- a CDS encoding ester cyclase, with product MAKLSPRDAKSRVVRFNDEVFNGRNYDLLDELMTDDIILHETSSPEDIKGREAFTVYLKGLHAGFSDLKAIIEDQIVEGDKVVTRYTYEGTHDGEFMGMDATNRSAKISGIVINRMEGDKVAETWTNADFLGLMQQLELIPRQE from the coding sequence ATGGCAAAACTATCACCACGAGATGCGAAGTCGCGCGTCGTTCGCTTTAACGATGAAGTGTTCAACGGGCGAAACTACGACCTGCTGGACGAATTGATGACCGACGACATCATCCTCCACGAGACATCGTCGCCGGAAGACATCAAAGGTCGCGAGGCGTTCACGGTATATCTCAAAGGGCTTCACGCGGGATTCTCCGACCTCAAAGCAATCATCGAAGACCAAATTGTCGAGGGTGACAAAGTCGTCACGCGGTACACCTACGAAGGCACGCACGACGGCGAATTCATGGGAATGGACGCGACCAACCGGTCGGCCAAAATTTCGGGCATCGTCATCAATCGGATGGAGGGTGACAAAGTCGCAGAAACGTGGACGAACGCCGACTTCCTTGGCTTGATGCAACAGCTCGAACTCATCCCACGCCAAGAATAG
- a CDS encoding MBL fold metallo-hydrolase produces the protein MVLPDAIHPIPLSVPFGDHDIEIHPVAVETDHGLILVDTAVPDAHGDIDANLNSLGYGIDDISVIIITHHDADHAAGLARLVSRTDALVCTHGREAPYLEGKMPPEKGNWVPDPVPVDVELVDGVSFRTAVGPMQVVSTPGHSPGHCSLYFPTTYTLISGDALNVVDGLVGPRPEFTPDMQTATESVEKLASFDVTTTHCYHGGTVPQGTPRIKEILASLR, from the coding sequence ATGGTGCTTCCCGACGCGATACACCCCATCCCCCTTTCGGTGCCGTTTGGCGACCACGATATCGAGATTCACCCCGTCGCCGTCGAAACCGACCACGGCCTCATTCTCGTCGATACGGCGGTTCCTGATGCTCACGGTGATATCGACGCCAATCTCAACAGCCTTGGCTACGGCATCGACGACATCTCCGTCATCATCATCACCCACCATGACGCAGACCACGCCGCCGGATTGGCACGCCTCGTCAGTCGAACCGACGCCCTCGTCTGCACGCACGGCCGGGAAGCCCCCTACCTCGAAGGCAAAATGCCGCCGGAGAAGGGAAACTGGGTGCCTGACCCGGTTCCCGTGGACGTCGAACTCGTCGATGGGGTGAGTTTCAGAACTGCAGTTGGACCGATGCAGGTTGTCTCGACGCCCGGCCACTCACCGGGCCACTGCTCGCTGTATTTCCCCACGACGTACACGCTCATCTCGGGCGATGCGCTCAACGTCGTAGACGGACTCGTCGGGCCGAGACCCGAGTTCACCCCGGACATGCAGACGGCCACCGAGTCGGTCGAAAAACTCGCCTCGTTCGACGTGACGACCACCCACTGCTATCACGGCGGGACGGTGCCTCAAGGCACGCCACGCATCAAAGAAATTCTCGCCTCGCTCCGCTGA
- a CDS encoding HVO_2753 family zinc finger protein, which yields MSGSQQVSARKCVSCGINISGTNAAAFDCPDCGQQIYRCAKCRKQSNLYECPDCGFTGP from the coding sequence ATGAGCGGGAGTCAACAAGTTTCTGCACGGAAGTGCGTTTCGTGTGGAATCAACATTTCCGGTACCAACGCCGCCGCATTCGACTGTCCAGACTGCGGCCAGCAGATTTACCGCTGTGCGAAGTGCCGAAAGCAGAGCAACCTCTATGAGTGTCCTGACTGCGGATTCACCGGTCCATAA
- a CDS encoding VIT1/CCC1 family protein — MVEMGDTARYQANWQDEIDSASLYRTLAETESQPQLAEVYLKLAETETKHAEFWADRLREAGGTLPDARPSWRARTLSWLARRFGAQTILPTLTATERAGHAGYLSQPEVTGTSLPADERSHATLLRTIDSTAGVEGSVLARLEGRHRSASGNALRAAVLGANDGLVSNLSLVMGVAGAALSGSAILITGLAGLLAGAGSMAMGEWLSVQSSRELYQRQIAIEAEELSETPAEEAEELALIYQAKGLTEPQSRELAARLLADEQTALDTLTREELGINPEELGGSAWEAAGTSFVLFALGAIVPVAPFAVLTGMTAVITSLALSAVALFGIGAAITLLTGRSLLYSGGRQVLIGLAAAALTYGVGSLIGVTLVG; from the coding sequence ATGGTGGAGATGGGGGACACCGCCCGGTATCAGGCGAACTGGCAGGACGAAATCGACAGCGCGTCGCTCTACCGGACGCTCGCTGAAACCGAATCGCAACCCCAACTCGCTGAAGTCTATCTAAAACTCGCAGAGACGGAAACGAAACACGCCGAGTTTTGGGCCGACCGGCTCCGCGAAGCTGGTGGAACGCTCCCCGACGCGCGGCCGTCGTGGCGTGCTCGCACGCTTTCGTGGCTGGCCCGGCGATTCGGCGCACAGACGATTCTCCCCACGCTCACCGCGACAGAACGCGCCGGTCACGCGGGCTATCTCAGCCAACCGGAGGTGACCGGTACGTCGCTGCCAGCCGACGAGCGGTCGCACGCCACGTTGCTCCGCACAATCGACTCGACGGCGGGCGTCGAGGGAAGCGTCCTCGCTCGCCTCGAAGGCCGTCATCGCTCTGCGAGCGGGAACGCGCTCCGCGCGGCGGTCCTCGGCGCGAACGACGGGCTCGTCTCGAATCTGAGTCTCGTGATGGGCGTCGCGGGGGCTGCGCTCTCTGGGTCTGCCATCCTCATCACCGGCCTCGCCGGGCTGCTCGCTGGAGCCGGGTCGATGGCGATGGGCGAATGGCTCTCGGTCCAGAGTTCGAGAGAACTCTACCAACGGCAGATAGCCATCGAAGCCGAAGAACTCAGCGAGACGCCAGCAGAGGAAGCAGAAGAACTCGCACTCATTTACCAAGCGAAAGGGCTGACAGAACCGCAGTCCCGAGAGCTGGCTGCACGCCTCCTCGCAGACGAACAGACGGCCCTCGACACCCTTACGCGCGAAGAACTCGGCATCAACCCGGAGGAACTCGGCGGGTCGGCGTGGGAAGCAGCGGGTACGTCGTTCGTCCTCTTCGCGCTCGGCGCAATCGTCCCCGTCGCGCCGTTTGCAGTTCTGACTGGCATGACGGCCGTCATCACGAGTCTCGCACTCAGCGCCGTTGCGCTGTTCGGCATTGGCGCGGCCATCACGCTCCTCACCGGCCGCAGTCTGCTCTACTCTGGTGGCCGACAGGTGTTGATTGGGCTTGCTGCGGCGGCACTCACCTACGGCGTCGGGTCGCTCATCGGTGTGACGCTCGTGGGCTAG
- the paaK gene encoding phenylacetate--CoA ligase PaaK — MHGDVETATREELRTVQTERLQRMVTQAATVPYYAQAFEDAGVSPDDIESIDDIEKLPFTTKEDLRDNYPDKLFAVPREEIVRLHASSGTTGKPKIVAYTRDDLKVWREAMARSLVTAGVSATDTVQNAYGYGLFTGGLGFHDGAEELGATVIPIGGGNTDRQIDFLEDLGSTVLSCTPSYCLYLAEAIEARGVDPHDLPLSTVIIGAEPFTDPMREEIEEALDVTAIDVYGLSEIVGPGVSIECADVQNGLHVWEDFFYPEIIDPETGEVLPEGEEGELVLTTLAKDAMPILRYRTGDITSLNYDTCDCGRTHVRMDNVTGRADDLLIVRGVNVYPSQIEEAMLEFAEVAPHYRIDLRREGALDTMELTVEHHADVVDVAGLTERIRKKLNSKLGVKLSALHVVEPGTIERTTVGKVQRVFDHRT; from the coding sequence ATGCACGGCGATGTGGAGACGGCGACCCGTGAGGAGCTTCGAACGGTGCAAACGGAACGGCTACAGCGGATGGTCACACAGGCGGCCACCGTCCCGTACTATGCACAGGCGTTCGAGGATGCGGGCGTCTCCCCGGACGACATCGAGTCCATCGACGACATCGAGAAACTGCCGTTCACCACGAAAGAAGACCTGCGCGACAACTACCCGGACAAACTGTTCGCCGTCCCGCGCGAGGAAATCGTCCGGCTGCACGCCTCGTCTGGAACCACGGGGAAGCCGAAAATCGTCGCCTACACGCGCGACGACCTCAAGGTCTGGCGCGAGGCGATGGCCCGGTCGCTCGTCACCGCGGGCGTTTCCGCCACGGATACCGTCCAGAACGCCTACGGCTACGGCCTGTTTACTGGCGGCCTCGGCTTTCACGACGGCGCAGAGGAACTCGGCGCGACGGTCATCCCCATCGGCGGCGGGAACACCGACCGGCAAATCGACTTCCTCGAAGATTTGGGGAGCACCGTCCTCTCGTGTACTCCGTCCTACTGTCTCTACCTCGCAGAAGCCATCGAAGCGCGCGGCGTAGACCCCCACGACCTCCCGCTTTCGACGGTCATCATCGGCGCAGAACCCTTCACCGACCCGATGCGCGAGGAGATTGAGGAGGCGCTCGACGTGACCGCAATCGACGTGTACGGGCTCTCAGAAATCGTCGGTCCAGGCGTCTCCATCGAGTGTGCAGACGTGCAAAACGGCCTCCACGTCTGGGAGGATTTCTTCTATCCCGAAATTATCGACCCCGAAACCGGGGAGGTACTGCCAGAAGGCGAAGAAGGCGAACTCGTGCTCACGACACTTGCGAAAGACGCGATGCCTATCTTGCGCTATCGAACCGGCGACATCACCTCGCTCAACTACGACACGTGCGACTGTGGGCGCACCCACGTCCGGATGGACAACGTGACTGGGCGCGCCGATGACTTGCTCATCGTCCGCGGGGTGAACGTCTATCCAAGCCAAATTGAGGAAGCGATGCTTGAGTTTGCAGAAGTCGCACCCCACTATCGCATTGACTTGCGCCGCGAGGGTGCCCTCGATACGATGGAACTGACGGTCGAACACCACGCAGATGTGGTGGACGTCGCGGGCCTCACAGAGCGGATTCGAAAGAAATTGAACTCGAAGCTGGGCGTGAAACTCTCAGCGCTGCACGTCGTCGAACCGGGCACAATCGAACGGACGACGGTGGGGAAGGTACAGCGCGTGTTCGACCACCGCACGTAA
- a CDS encoding MaoC/PaaZ C-terminal domain-containing protein: protein MPYSYEPHFFEDMEVGKTFESVGRTITETDFVNHSAFAGDWTELHTNKEYSKDGPFGKRIGHGPMTFIVTTGLVQRCGFVERTVIAFLGMNYMDVPNPVFIGDTLSAEFEVTEKREFESRDDAGLVVIDATTTNQDGTVVFQGDMKFMFKRRD, encoded by the coding sequence GTGCCATACAGTTACGAACCACACTTCTTCGAGGATATGGAAGTGGGGAAAACCTTCGAGAGCGTCGGGCGGACCATCACCGAAACGGATTTCGTCAATCACTCTGCGTTCGCGGGCGACTGGACGGAACTCCACACGAACAAAGAGTACTCGAAAGACGGCCCCTTTGGCAAGCGCATCGGCCACGGTCCGATGACGTTCATCGTGACAACCGGCCTCGTTCAACGATGTGGCTTCGTAGAGCGCACCGTCATCGCCTTCCTCGGCATGAATTACATGGACGTCCCGAATCCCGTGTTCATCGGCGATACGCTCTCTGCTGAGTTCGAAGTCACGGAAAAACGCGAGTTCGAGAGCCGCGACGATGCGGGCCTCGTGGTCATCGACGCGACGACCACCAATCAGGACGGGACGGTCGTCTTCCAAGGCGACATGAAGTTCATGTTCAAGCGCCGCGACTGA
- a CDS encoding zinc ribbon domain-containing protein, whose product MSGPRITAVGAYAPRFRIAGSEFAQEWSRGPAGITEKSVPDADEDALTMAVEAGKRALTAADCAGADVAHLGFASSTPPTEEEDLTARLGSMLGVEESTPRQQFGGSTRAGVQALLSGVEIGPWNDSVGLVIASDCPRGHPSDAHEHAAGAGAVAFVLGEKGAEVVSQAEFTTPYPGTRFRERGSEYVDGLGVTGYDREAYTETVRGAVEQVYVGDIAAACLQAPDGKLPYRAAKALDIDTELVQAGTTVHDLGDTGGASVPLGLAKALDAGCERVLGVGYGAGGGASAFVVDGEGVKTNLALSGDAELTYAEYLRRRGDLTGDSPSGGGAYVSMPAWHQSLPQRHRLVAGECVECGALAFPPEGACDECGNLGTFEDVQLSGTGTVEAVTRIGQGGAPPEFAVQQAQNGDFGITIVAFEYDGKTVSAPAQVAFGNPSVGDEVTAIIRRIYTQEGVTRYGFKVRSTDDNH is encoded by the coding sequence ATGAGCGGCCCGCGCATCACCGCCGTCGGTGCGTACGCGCCGCGTTTCAGGATTGCTGGCAGCGAATTTGCACAGGAGTGGAGTCGCGGCCCCGCGGGAATCACCGAAAAGTCGGTGCCCGACGCAGACGAGGACGCGCTGACGATGGCCGTCGAAGCCGGGAAGCGCGCCCTCACCGCCGCAGACTGCGCGGGTGCGGACGTGGCCCATCTTGGGTTCGCCTCCTCGACGCCTCCTACCGAAGAGGAAGACCTGACCGCGCGACTCGGCTCGATGCTTGGCGTCGAAGAGTCCACCCCACGTCAGCAGTTCGGCGGGAGTACGAGGGCGGGAGTACAGGCGCTCCTTTCCGGTGTAGAGATAGGACCGTGGAACGACAGCGTCGGCCTCGTCATCGCAAGCGACTGCCCGCGCGGCCACCCATCAGACGCCCACGAACACGCCGCCGGCGCGGGTGCTGTGGCGTTCGTCCTTGGAGAGAAAGGTGCGGAGGTCGTGAGCCAAGCCGAGTTCACGACACCGTATCCCGGAACTCGTTTCCGCGAACGCGGGAGCGAGTACGTCGATGGCCTCGGCGTGACCGGCTACGACCGCGAGGCGTACACTGAGACAGTTCGCGGTGCAGTCGAGCAGGTGTACGTCGGTGACATCGCCGCGGCGTGTCTGCAGGCTCCAGACGGAAAGTTGCCGTATCGGGCGGCGAAGGCGCTCGATATCGACACCGAACTCGTTCAGGCGGGAACCACCGTCCACGACCTCGGTGACACGGGCGGGGCGAGCGTCCCGCTCGGTCTCGCAAAAGCACTTGACGCTGGTTGCGAGCGCGTCCTCGGCGTGGGCTATGGAGCCGGCGGCGGTGCGTCCGCGTTCGTCGTGGACGGCGAGGGCGTAAAGACGAACCTCGCGCTCTCGGGCGACGCGGAACTCACGTACGCCGAGTATCTCCGCCGCCGGGGCGACCTGACGGGTGACTCGCCATCGGGTGGGGGCGCGTACGTCTCCATGCCCGCGTGGCACCAATCACTTCCACAGCGCCACCGACTGGTCGCGGGCGAGTGCGTCGAGTGTGGTGCGCTTGCCTTCCCGCCGGAAGGAGCCTGTGACGAGTGCGGGAACTTGGGCACGTTCGAGGATGTGCAGTTGTCGGGCACGGGCACCGTCGAGGCCGTGACGCGAATCGGGCAGGGCGGCGCGCCACCGGAGTTCGCCGTCCAGCAGGCCCAGAACGGCGATTTCGGCATCACAATCGTCGCCTTCGAGTACGACGGCAAGACGGTGAGCGCCCCAGCGCAGGTGGCGTTTGGGAATCCGTCGGTGGGCGATGAAGTGACGGCAATAATTCGCCGCATCTACACCCAAGAGGGAGTCACCCGCTACGGATTTAAGGTCAGATCGACAGACGATAACCATTAA
- a CDS encoding enoyl-CoA hydratase/isomerase family protein — protein MSDLESVAADCSLVHLDVGSDREYVATVTIDRPDARNALNSQVRVELKRIFTALEDADEVRVIVLTGADEAKAFVAGADVGELRERTTLEQRKVSRRPRIYEVVDDLPMPVIARINGHALGGGCELAQACDVRIAYEKAKLGQPEINLGIIPGGGGTQRLTRLVGEGHAMRLILSGELISAEEAADIGLVDEVYGDDGFDERVYDLAAKMADKSPVALEFAKDAVKAASRMELEQGIAYESELFTQLFATEDKQEGMDAFFEKRDAEWTGK, from the coding sequence ATGAGCGACCTTGAATCAGTCGCCGCAGACTGCTCGCTCGTCCACCTCGACGTGGGAAGCGACCGCGAGTACGTCGCCACCGTCACCATCGACCGTCCGGACGCGCGAAACGCGCTAAATTCGCAGGTTCGCGTGGAGCTGAAACGCATCTTCACCGCGCTCGAAGACGCAGACGAGGTGCGCGTCATCGTCCTCACGGGGGCAGACGAGGCGAAGGCGTTCGTCGCGGGCGCAGACGTGGGCGAACTGCGCGAGCGGACGACGCTCGAACAGCGCAAAGTCAGCCGACGCCCGCGCATCTACGAAGTGGTCGATGACCTCCCGATGCCGGTCATCGCGCGTATCAACGGCCACGCCCTCGGCGGCGGGTGTGAACTCGCACAGGCCTGTGACGTGCGCATCGCCTACGAGAAGGCGAAGTTGGGACAACCCGAGATCAATCTCGGCATCATCCCCGGCGGCGGCGGCACCCAACGCCTGACGCGACTCGTGGGTGAGGGTCACGCAATGCGCCTGATTCTCTCCGGCGAACTGATTTCGGCCGAGGAAGCAGCAGACATCGGCCTCGTAGACGAGGTGTACGGCGACGACGGCTTCGACGAGCGCGTCTACGACCTCGCGGCGAAGATGGCCGACAAAAGTCCCGTCGCACTCGAATTCGCCAAGGACGCAGTCAAGGCGGCCTCGCGCATGGAGTTAGAACAGGGCATTGCCTACGAATCTGAGCTGTTCACCCAGCTGTTTGCGACCGAGGACAAACAGGAAGGCATGGACGCCTTCTTCGAGAAGCGCGACGCCGAGTGGACGGGCAAATAA
- a CDS encoding thiolase domain-containing protein, with amino-acid sequence MRDAYLVGAAQSDFGSFPDESYRSLFEQAYTATLSSVPHGIDPDDIDEAVIGTLGVGGRQIGLPGPAVTEHVGLSGIPCTRVENACAASGYAVRQAVQAVKSGMADVVLAGGVEVMTDLSGDATRWWLGVSGETEWERLSGTTFAGVYAQMASSHMKKYGTTTEHLSHVAVKNHRNGAKNPHAQLRFECSLEDAMNAPTVADPLTLYHCCPTTDGAACALIVSEDVVEEYTDDPIRVAGVGAGSDKVGLFQRDTYSGVPASQRAAEQAYEMAGVGPDDIDFAEVHDCFSIAELMAYEDLGFCEPGEAGPYVASGATDYGGDVVVNASGGLKSKGHPIGATGAGQVAEAFTQLSGRAGERQVEDARYGLTHNVGGSGGAAVVHIFETEEQP; translated from the coding sequence ATGCGCGACGCGTATCTCGTGGGCGCGGCCCAGTCCGATTTCGGGTCGTTCCCCGACGAATCCTATCGCTCGTTGTTCGAGCAGGCGTACACTGCGACGCTTTCGAGCGTCCCTCACGGCATTGACCCCGACGACATCGACGAAGCCGTCATCGGCACGCTCGGTGTTGGTGGCCGCCAGATTGGGCTTCCCGGCCCGGCCGTCACCGAACACGTCGGGCTGTCGGGGATTCCCTGCACCCGCGTCGAAAACGCCTGTGCGGCCTCCGGCTACGCCGTCCGACAGGCCGTCCAAGCCGTCAAAAGCGGGATGGCAGACGTCGTCCTCGCCGGCGGCGTCGAGGTCATGACCGACCTCTCGGGCGACGCCACTCGCTGGTGGCTCGGCGTTTCTGGGGAAACCGAGTGGGAGCGTCTCTCCGGAACCACCTTTGCGGGCGTCTACGCTCAGATGGCGAGTTCACACATGAAAAAGTACGGTACGACCACAGAGCACCTCTCGCATGTCGCCGTCAAAAACCACCGTAACGGGGCGAAAAACCCGCACGCACAGCTCAGATTCGAGTGCTCGCTCGAAGACGCGATGAACGCACCGACCGTCGCAGATCCGCTCACGCTGTATCACTGCTGTCCGACGACCGACGGCGCGGCCTGCGCGCTCATCGTGAGCGAAGACGTGGTGGAGGAATACACGGACGACCCCATCCGCGTCGCGGGCGTGGGCGCTGGCTCCGACAAAGTCGGGCTGTTCCAGCGCGACACCTATTCGGGCGTCCCGGCCTCACAGCGCGCTGCTGAACAGGCCTACGAGATGGCCGGCGTTGGCCCCGATGACATCGACTTCGCGGAGGTGCACGACTGCTTTTCGATTGCCGAACTCATGGCCTACGAAGACCTCGGCTTTTGCGAGCCGGGCGAGGCTGGCCCCTACGTCGCCTCGGGGGCGACCGACTACGGCGGCGACGTGGTCGTAAACGCTTCGGGCGGACTCAAGAGCAAGGGCCACCCAATCGGCGCGACCGGCGCGGGACAGGTCGCAGAGGCGTTCACCCAACTCTCGGGCAGGGCAGGGGAGCGACAGGTCGAGGACGCCCGCTACGGGCTGACGCACAACGTCGGCGGAAGCGGCGGCGCGGCCGTCGTTCACATCTTCGAAACGGAGGAGCAGCCATGA
- a CDS encoding DUF2391 family protein produces MDSRANGSRDDRSTLADLAQQFDRLESTVDDEAREQVREARAIAMEASQTTASVFGNTIKGFDRADAAEAFVGAIIFGIPMFVESGTLEAGAFIATHPSYLLATIGIAISIVIGLLYVADIQDVRITNPILGVFPRRLVGVVAISFGAAVLMMSAWGRVSWDDSWLALCQVSVAFVPMAIGAALGDILPGS; encoded by the coding sequence ATGGACAGCCGCGCAAACGGGTCGCGTGACGACCGCTCTACGCTTGCAGACCTGGCCCAGCAGTTCGACCGCCTCGAATCGACGGTCGATGATGAGGCCCGCGAGCAGGTGCGAGAAGCGCGGGCGATTGCGATGGAGGCGAGTCAAACCACCGCGTCTGTGTTCGGGAACACCATCAAGGGATTCGACCGCGCCGACGCCGCAGAAGCCTTTGTCGGGGCGATTATTTTCGGGATTCCGATGTTCGTAGAGAGCGGCACGCTCGAAGCGGGCGCGTTCATTGCGACGCATCCGAGCTACCTGCTTGCGACGATTGGGATTGCCATCAGTATCGTGATTGGCCTGCTCTACGTCGCAGACATCCAAGACGTCCGGATTACGAACCCGATTTTGGGCGTGTTCCCGCGGCGGCTCGTCGGCGTCGTCGCCATCTCGTTCGGGGCGGCCGTGTTGATGATGAGCGCGTGGGGGCGCGTCTCGTGGGACGACTCGTGGCTCGCGCTCTGTCAGGTGAGCGTGGCGTTCGTCCCGATGGCCATCGGTGCGGCGCTTGGTGACATTCTCCCGGGGAGTTGA
- a CDS encoding 3-hydroxyacyl-CoA dehydrogenase family protein, whose amino-acid sequence MHVTVLGAGTMGHGIAQVSAMAGHDVFLRDIDESVLSEARNAVERNLQGGVDREKLTEAEMDAALSRLTTTTDLREAAGEADLIVEAVPERLDLKQQVFADAEAVAPEDAILATNTSSLSVTEIASELSSPHRAIGLHFFNPVHIMALVEVVLAEQTDDATEAAAVEFVEAIEKTPIVVTDSPGFASSRLGVTIGVEAMRMYEEGVASAADIDEAMTLGYNHPMGPLELTDLVGLDVRLDILEYLREELGERFRPPQVLKRKVRAGHLGRKSGQGFYEWDEGENVGEVER is encoded by the coding sequence ATGCACGTCACCGTACTCGGTGCTGGAACCATGGGTCACGGCATCGCGCAAGTGAGCGCGATGGCCGGCCACGATGTATTTCTTCGAGATATTGACGAGAGCGTTTTGAGCGAGGCGCGCAACGCTGTAGAGCGCAACCTGCAAGGTGGTGTCGACCGCGAGAAACTCACCGAAGCCGAAATGGATGCCGCCCTCTCTCGGCTCACGACGACGACCGACCTCCGAGAAGCCGCAGGCGAGGCTGACCTCATCGTGGAGGCCGTCCCCGAACGCCTCGACCTCAAACAGCAGGTGTTCGCGGATGCCGAAGCGGTCGCGCCCGAAGACGCGATTCTCGCCACCAACACCTCCTCGCTTTCGGTGACGGAGATTGCGAGCGAACTCAGTTCGCCCCACCGGGCGATTGGCCTCCACTTTTTCAACCCAGTCCACATCATGGCGCTCGTCGAAGTCGTCCTCGCAGAGCAGACCGACGACGCCACTGAAGCGGCCGCCGTCGAGTTCGTCGAGGCTATCGAAAAGACGCCAATCGTCGTCACGGACTCGCCCGGCTTTGCCTCCTCACGGCTCGGCGTCACCATCGGCGTCGAAGCCATGCGGATGTACGAAGAGGGCGTCGCGAGCGCCGCCGATATTGACGAGGCGATGACGCTAGGCTACAACCACCCGATGGGGCCGCTCGAACTCACCGACTTGGTGGGCTTAGACGTACGCCTCGACATTCTCGAATACCTACGCGAAGAGTTGGGCGAGCGATTCCGCCCGCCACAGGTGCTGAAACGAAAGGTTCGCGCTGGGCACCTCGGGCGGAAATCCGGGCAGGGCTTCTACGAGTGGGACGAGGGCGAAAACGTCGGGGAGGTCGAGCGATGA